In Stenotrophomonas sp. ASS1, the following proteins share a genomic window:
- a CDS encoding PepSY-associated TM helix domain-containing protein: MSRPASSTVQQQQNRGFWLRTLHQWHWISSAVCLIGMLLFAVTGLTLNHAAKIEAKPEVQNQHLELPAALLGQLGTREDGNAPIPRPARQWLDTQLGIAIGGRPAEWSAEEIYLSLPRPGGDAWLSIDRATGAVEYESTSRGAVSYLNDLHKGRNAGPAWGWFLDLFAVACLVFCITGLFLLHLHARQRRMTWPLVGLGLMIPLLIALLLIH, translated from the coding sequence GTGAGCCGTCCTGCCTCTTCCACCGTGCAGCAGCAACAGAACCGTGGCTTCTGGCTGCGGACGCTGCACCAGTGGCACTGGATCAGCTCGGCGGTCTGCCTGATCGGCATGCTGCTGTTTGCGGTGACCGGCCTGACCCTCAACCATGCCGCGAAGATCGAGGCCAAGCCCGAGGTGCAGAACCAGCATCTGGAACTGCCGGCCGCGCTGCTGGGCCAGCTGGGCACGCGCGAGGACGGCAACGCGCCGATCCCGCGCCCGGCCCGGCAATGGCTGGACACGCAGCTGGGCATCGCCATCGGCGGGCGCCCGGCCGAGTGGTCGGCTGAAGAGATCTACCTGTCACTGCCACGCCCGGGTGGCGACGCCTGGCTGAGCATCGATCGCGCGACCGGCGCGGTGGAGTACGAATCAACCTCGCGCGGCGCGGTGTCCTACCTCAACGACCTGCACAAGGGCCGCAACGCGGGCCCAGCGTGGGGCTGGTTCCTGGACCTGTTCGCCGTGGCCTGCCTGGTGTTCTGCATCACCGGCCTGTTCCTGCTTCACCTGCATGCACGGCAGCGGCGCATGACCTGGCCGCTGGTCGGCCTCGGCCTGATGATCCCGCTGCTGATCGCCCTGCTGCTGATCCACTGA
- a CDS encoding TonB-dependent receptor → MAQRHRVRSSLSRTLLTSAVLAAMTAPAFAHGDASGAPQTLDKVVVTASGFEQKVVDAPASISVVSREELSKRPYTNLVDALRDVEGIDVGLEASDKNGRATISMRGLPSEYTLVLIDGRRQSNVGQLYPNNFGGGQFAYLPPLDAIERIEVVRGPMSTLYGSDAMGGVINIITRRNQDSWHGALTQGFTVQQDDQFGDARTTDVYLSGPLLKDRLSLAVRGSYYDAKASNPEWDALTLPDGSLWERSIGFGGGGKSVANTNWNTGVRLNFHVNDDHELWLDYDVSRQKYDNSEGQTGTLDSLASLWRVGNAVIPNPNGSGTVTRRVVQPRVGYTAYQRYERDQLSLTHQGRYSFGTWQTSLTHSKSSNLGRSLPLTLDERANLQTLWNDVCRRTGGANNCAAGRGNALAALNPSEMARLQAFLPRPLRTMELEGYVLDTMLDLDFGAHKLTVGGQYNDTDMIDGVFGMDGAGYRSNTKQKHRMWALFAEDNWSLTDTLTATFGLRYDDHNVFGSHVSPRGYLVWNATDAWTFKGGVSTGYKTPRPDQLFPGITGFGGQGVLPLVGSPNLKPETSTNYELAAYYEGQRWGFNVTGFFNKFEDKIASGGTFPNCEVARAGSGYCVDIGPGWAALGYSTFTQSVNIDKAETRGAELAGHVDLLDNLQLRGNYTWTKSEQTSGPDKGRPISGTTPAKHMANASLNWQINEAISLSLIGEGRYDRYRDTLIDSAGARHVRYYEDYTIFHLGGSWKATPWLTVNARVNNLFDKNFVSQSCLLLNPSEFSCVDDYATKDQRRSYWISLNAKF, encoded by the coding sequence ATGGCCCAGCGCCATCGTGTCCGTTCGTCCCTGTCCCGTACCCTGCTGACCAGCGCCGTGCTGGCAGCCATGACCGCCCCTGCCTTCGCCCACGGTGACGCTTCCGGCGCGCCACAGACGCTGGACAAGGTGGTGGTCACCGCCTCCGGCTTTGAGCAGAAGGTGGTCGATGCACCCGCCAGCATCAGCGTGGTCAGCCGCGAAGAACTCAGCAAGCGCCCGTACACCAATCTGGTCGACGCGCTTCGCGACGTTGAAGGCATCGACGTCGGCCTGGAAGCCAGCGACAAGAACGGCCGTGCCACCATCTCGATGCGCGGCCTGCCCTCCGAGTACACCCTGGTGCTGATCGACGGCCGCCGCCAGAGCAATGTCGGCCAGCTGTATCCGAACAACTTCGGCGGTGGCCAGTTCGCCTACCTGCCGCCGTTGGATGCCATCGAGCGCATTGAAGTGGTGCGCGGCCCGATGTCCACGTTGTACGGCTCGGATGCAATGGGCGGCGTGATCAACATCATCACCCGTCGCAACCAAGACAGCTGGCACGGCGCGCTCACCCAGGGCTTCACCGTGCAGCAAGACGATCAGTTCGGCGATGCACGCACCACCGACGTCTACCTCAGCGGCCCGCTGCTGAAGGATCGCCTGAGCCTGGCAGTACGCGGCAGCTACTACGACGCCAAGGCCTCCAATCCGGAGTGGGATGCACTGACCCTGCCGGACGGCAGCCTGTGGGAGCGCAGCATCGGCTTCGGTGGCGGCGGCAAGTCGGTGGCCAACACCAATTGGAACACCGGTGTGCGGCTGAACTTCCACGTCAACGATGACCACGAACTGTGGCTGGACTACGACGTGTCGCGGCAGAAGTACGACAACAGCGAGGGCCAGACCGGCACCCTCGACAGCCTGGCCAGCCTGTGGCGCGTCGGCAATGCCGTCATCCCCAACCCGAACGGCAGCGGCACCGTCACCCGCCGCGTGGTGCAGCCGCGCGTGGGCTACACCGCCTACCAGCGATACGAGCGCGACCAGTTGTCGCTGACCCACCAGGGCCGTTACAGCTTCGGTACCTGGCAGACATCGCTGACCCACAGCAAGAGCAGCAACCTGGGCCGCTCGCTGCCGCTGACCCTGGACGAACGCGCCAACCTGCAGACACTGTGGAACGACGTCTGCCGCCGCACCGGCGGCGCCAACAACTGCGCGGCCGGCCGCGGCAATGCACTGGCCGCCCTCAACCCAAGTGAAATGGCACGCCTGCAGGCATTCCTGCCGCGTCCGCTGCGCACCATGGAGCTGGAAGGCTACGTGCTCGACACCATGCTCGACCTCGACTTCGGCGCGCACAAGCTGACCGTCGGCGGCCAGTACAACGACACCGACATGATCGACGGCGTGTTCGGCATGGATGGCGCCGGCTACCGCAGCAACACCAAGCAGAAGCACCGCATGTGGGCGCTGTTCGCCGAGGACAACTGGTCGCTGACCGACACCCTCACCGCCACCTTCGGCCTGCGCTACGACGACCACAACGTGTTCGGCAGCCATGTCAGCCCGCGCGGCTACCTGGTGTGGAACGCCACTGACGCCTGGACCTTCAAGGGTGGCGTCAGCACCGGCTACAAGACCCCGCGACCGGATCAGCTGTTCCCGGGCATCACCGGCTTCGGTGGCCAGGGCGTGCTGCCGCTGGTGGGTTCGCCGAACCTGAAGCCTGAAACCAGCACCAACTACGAGCTGGCCGCGTACTACGAAGGCCAGCGCTGGGGCTTCAATGTCACCGGCTTCTTCAACAAGTTCGAAGACAAGATCGCCAGCGGCGGCACGTTCCCGAACTGCGAAGTGGCCCGCGCCGGCAGCGGTTACTGCGTGGACATCGGCCCGGGCTGGGCAGCACTGGGCTACAGCACCTTCACCCAGAGCGTGAACATCGACAAGGCCGAGACCCGCGGTGCGGAACTGGCCGGCCACGTCGACCTGCTCGACAACCTGCAGCTGCGCGGCAACTACACCTGGACCAAGAGCGAACAGACCAGCGGCCCCGACAAAGGGCGCCCGATCTCTGGCACGACGCCGGCAAAGCACATGGCCAACGCCAGCCTCAACTGGCAGATCAACGAAGCGATCAGCCTGTCGCTGATCGGCGAAGGCCGCTACGACCGCTATCGCGACACCCTCATCGACAGTGCCGGCGCCCGCCACGTGCGCTACTACGAGGACTACACGATCTTCCATCTCGGTGGCAGCTGGAAGGCCACGCCGTGGCTGACGGTCAACGCACGGGTCAACAACCTGTTCGACAAGAACTTCGTTTCGCAGTCGTGCCTGCTGCTCAATCCCAGCGAGTTCAGCTGCGTGGACGACTACGCGACCAAGGACCAGCGCCGCAGCTACTGGATTTCGTTGAACGCGAAGTTCTGA
- a CDS encoding Fe2+-dependent dioxygenase produces MLLHIPDVLSPQDVAQARRRLDAADWTDGRETVGAQGAMVKHNLQLPDASPLKAELGRDLLAALSRSPLFFAAALPLKILPPRFNRYSGGGTYGFHVDGAVMNLANGEQLRSDISCTLFLSDPDEYEGGELIISDTYGEHEVKLPAGDLIVYPSSSLHQVRPVTRGARVASFFWVQSMIRDDVQRRLLWEMDGSIERLRQTGGDAEAVLQLTGVYHNLLRRWSEV; encoded by the coding sequence ATGCTGCTGCACATTCCCGACGTGCTTTCACCCCAGGACGTGGCGCAGGCACGCAGGCGACTCGACGCTGCAGACTGGACCGACGGTCGCGAGACCGTCGGTGCACAGGGCGCGATGGTCAAGCACAATCTGCAGCTACCCGATGCATCTCCCCTGAAGGCGGAGCTGGGCAGGGACCTACTGGCCGCGCTGAGCCGCAGCCCCTTGTTCTTTGCTGCCGCGCTGCCCCTGAAGATCCTGCCGCCGCGTTTCAACCGCTACAGCGGGGGCGGCACCTATGGCTTCCATGTCGATGGCGCGGTGATGAACCTGGCCAACGGCGAACAGCTGCGCTCGGACATCTCCTGCACCCTGTTCCTGTCCGATCCGGACGAATACGAAGGCGGCGAGCTGATCATCAGCGATACCTACGGCGAGCACGAGGTAAAGCTGCCGGCCGGCGACCTGATCGTGTATCCGTCCAGCAGCCTGCACCAGGTGCGGCCGGTCACCCGCGGTGCGCGCGTGGCCTCGTTCTTCTGGGTACAGAGCATGATCCGCGACGATGTGCAGCGCCGCCTGCTGTGGGAAATGGATGGCTCGATCGAGCGCCTGCGGCAGACCGGCGGTGACGCCGAGGCGGTGCTGCAGCTGACCGGCGTGTACCACAACCTGCTGCGACGCTGGAGCGAAGTCTGA
- a CDS encoding catecholate siderophore receptor Fiu: MNPIKSRKHASPLRTLPLATASLAAGLGLATLPTLAHAEATDNARTLDKIDVHATRGYKADKVASPKFTQRLQDTPQTIQVITSDLFNQQGATTLTEALRNSPGVGTFYAGENGNTTTGDALFMRGFDTSNSLYVDGVRDLGSISRDVFNIEQVEVTKGPAGTDNGRSAPTGAINLVSKQANLQDATSASISLGSDQQRRATADWNQSLGTTSALRINGMWQDSDQPGRDHVQNKRWGIAPSLAFGLGTATRYYLNLLYVKQDNVPDGGVPTLGLPGWTPQPTLEALAGHPVDPENFYGTRADHDDVTAKMATFRFEHDFNDSVRLTNTARWGRTEQDYLLTAFMGTGVRGAGGRPTGNITYANPADLSSYAIARSLPTFKDQRNTILTDQLNLRADFATGAVGHALSAGLEFTREELDSYGQAAAAGTSWPAANLYNPDWNVSGLNWAHNGADAHGKTTTSSVYLFDTLSFGESFLLTAGVRADHYKTEYASASVCGGRGGPACGSNPAGTVLRNPTLDASDTLLNWKLGALYKVGDAVSVYANYAISQQPPGGANFQLSSSASSADNPKLDPQKAKTFEVGSKWAFLDDALAVNLALFQTDVDNEINTTVLDDAGNPTQTGSKRVKGVELSAVGRLTDNWSVSAGYSHLDTDVREGAKVAADGTTNLTYTPDDTFTGWTSYTLPYGITVGGGVRYAAGMHRGTDGAVGTPSFTKSYVVYDAVVSWAINETISLRLNGYNLFDKQYVASINKSGYRYTPGAPRTFLLSADIRF; encoded by the coding sequence ATGAACCCGATCAAGAGCCGCAAGCACGCTTCGCCGCTTCGTACCCTGCCGCTGGCCACCGCCAGTCTTGCCGCCGGCCTCGGCCTGGCCACCCTGCCCACGCTGGCCCACGCTGAAGCCACCGACAACGCCCGCACGCTGGACAAGATCGACGTGCACGCCACCCGGGGCTACAAAGCCGACAAGGTGGCCTCGCCGAAGTTCACCCAGCGCCTGCAGGACACGCCGCAAACCATCCAAGTGATTACCAGCGACCTGTTCAACCAGCAGGGTGCCACCACGCTGACCGAGGCGCTGCGCAACAGCCCGGGCGTGGGCACCTTCTATGCCGGCGAGAACGGCAACACGACCACCGGCGATGCGCTGTTCATGCGCGGCTTCGACACCTCCAACAGCTTGTATGTGGACGGTGTGCGCGACCTGGGCTCGATCTCGCGCGATGTGTTCAACATCGAACAGGTGGAAGTGACCAAGGGGCCGGCCGGCACCGACAATGGCCGTTCGGCGCCGACCGGCGCGATCAACCTTGTCAGCAAGCAGGCCAACCTGCAGGACGCGACGTCGGCCAGCATTTCGCTCGGCAGCGACCAGCAGCGCCGCGCCACCGCCGACTGGAACCAGTCGCTGGGCACCACCAGCGCGCTGCGCATCAACGGCATGTGGCAGGACAGCGACCAGCCCGGCCGCGACCACGTGCAGAACAAGCGCTGGGGCATCGCACCGTCGCTGGCCTTCGGTCTGGGTACCGCCACCCGCTACTACCTCAACCTGCTGTATGTGAAGCAGGACAACGTGCCCGATGGTGGCGTGCCCACCCTGGGCCTGCCGGGCTGGACGCCGCAGCCGACGCTGGAAGCGCTGGCCGGGCACCCGGTCGATCCGGAGAACTTCTACGGCACTCGCGCCGACCACGATGACGTGACCGCGAAGATGGCCACGTTCCGTTTCGAGCATGACTTCAACGACAGCGTGCGCCTGACCAACACCGCCCGCTGGGGTCGCACCGAACAGGATTACCTGCTCACCGCCTTCATGGGCACCGGCGTGCGCGGCGCAGGCGGCCGCCCGACCGGCAACATCACCTATGCCAACCCGGCCGACCTTTCCAGCTACGCCATCGCGCGCAGCCTGCCGACCTTCAAGGACCAGCGCAACACGATCCTCACCGATCAGCTGAACCTGCGCGCCGACTTCGCCACCGGCGCGGTCGGGCACGCATTGAGCGCTGGCCTGGAATTCACCCGTGAAGAACTGGACAGCTACGGCCAGGCCGCCGCTGCCGGTACCAGCTGGCCCGCTGCGAACCTGTACAACCCGGACTGGAACGTCAGCGGCCTGAACTGGGCGCACAACGGCGCCGATGCACATGGCAAGACCACCACCTCCTCGGTGTACCTGTTCGATACCCTGTCCTTCGGCGAAAGCTTCCTGTTGACCGCTGGCGTGCGTGCAGACCACTACAAGACCGAGTACGCCAGCGCGTCGGTGTGTGGTGGCCGCGGCGGCCCGGCGTGTGGCAGCAATCCTGCCGGCACGGTGCTGCGCAACCCGACGCTGGACGCGTCCGATACGCTGCTGAACTGGAAGCTCGGCGCCCTCTACAAGGTCGGCGATGCCGTCAGCGTCTACGCCAACTACGCCATCTCGCAGCAACCCCCGGGTGGCGCCAACTTCCAGCTGAGCAGCTCGGCCAGCAGTGCCGACAATCCCAAGCTGGATCCGCAGAAGGCCAAGACCTTCGAAGTGGGCAGCAAGTGGGCCTTCCTGGATGACGCTCTGGCAGTGAACCTTGCGTTGTTCCAGACGGACGTGGACAACGAGATCAACACCACCGTGCTCGACGATGCCGGCAACCCGACCCAGACCGGCAGCAAGCGGGTCAAGGGCGTGGAGCTCTCCGCAGTCGGCCGCCTGACCGACAACTGGTCGGTCAGCGCCGGATACAGCCACCTGGACACCGACGTAAGGGAAGGCGCGAAGGTGGCCGCCGATGGCACCACCAACCTGACCTATACCCCGGACGACACATTCACCGGCTGGACCAGCTACACCCTGCCCTACGGCATCACCGTGGGCGGCGGCGTACGCTATGCCGCCGGCATGCACCGCGGCACCGACGGCGCGGTGGGCACCCCGTCGTTCACCAAGTCCTACGTGGTGTATGACGCGGTCGTGTCCTGGGCAATCAATGAGACGATCTCGCTGCGCTTGAACGGCTACAACCTGTTCGACAAGCAGTACGTGGCCAGCATCAACAAGAGCGGCTACCGTTACACCCCGGGTGCCCCGCGCACCTTCCTGCTCAGCGCGGACATCCGCTTCTGA
- a CDS encoding non-heme iron oxygenase ferredoxin subunit, whose amino-acid sequence MSDTWTFVCAGTELLPGEMKSVFDEVTGTPIVVFNLDGELYALEDQCTHEEFELSSGEFNTAEGSVECVLHGARFDVRDGRALCAPAYSPVPKFPVKREHDAVWTRDDRD is encoded by the coding sequence GTGAGCGATACCTGGACCTTCGTCTGTGCCGGCACCGAGCTGCTGCCGGGTGAAATGAAGAGCGTGTTCGACGAAGTGACCGGCACGCCGATCGTGGTGTTCAACCTCGACGGTGAGTTGTACGCGCTGGAAGACCAGTGCACACATGAAGAGTTCGAGCTGTCCTCGGGCGAGTTCAACACCGCCGAGGGCAGCGTGGAGTGCGTGCTGCACGGCGCGCGCTTCGACGTGCGTGACGGCCGCGCCCTGTGTGCCCCGGCCTACAGCCCTGTGCCCAAGTTTCCGGTGAAGCGCGAGCACGACGCTGTCTGGACCCGCGACGACCGGGATTGA
- a CDS encoding GNAT family N-acetyltransferase, which produces MSTLTFRAATSADIPALIALVTSAYRGDASRVGWTTEADLLDGARIDAEGIQADLDRPRSTILLAERDGQLVACAHVADVDGKGYFGMFSVDPAQQGGGVGKQLMDAAEAHAAREWKVPVMQMTVIDVRDELIAFYERRGYQRTGIKKPFPYGDERFGIPKRDDLRFEVLEKPLAGAAA; this is translated from the coding sequence ATGAGCACCCTGACCTTCCGCGCCGCCACGTCGGCCGACATCCCCGCCCTCATTGCCCTCGTCACCTCGGCCTATCGGGGTGACGCCAGCCGCGTTGGCTGGACCACCGAAGCCGACCTGCTGGACGGCGCCCGCATCGACGCTGAAGGCATCCAGGCCGACCTGGACCGCCCGCGCTCCACCATCCTGCTGGCCGAGCGCGATGGCCAGCTGGTGGCCTGCGCCCACGTCGCCGATGTCGACGGCAAGGGCTACTTCGGCATGTTCTCGGTCGACCCGGCCCAGCAGGGTGGCGGCGTCGGCAAGCAGCTGATGGACGCCGCCGAAGCGCATGCCGCACGCGAATGGAAGGTGCCGGTGATGCAGATGACGGTGATCGACGTGCGCGACGAGCTGATCGCCTTCTATGAACGCCGCGGCTACCAGCGCACCGGCATCAAGAAGCCGTTCCCATACGGCGACGAGCGTTTCGGCATTCCCAAGCGCGACGACCTGCGCTTCGAGGTCCTGGAAAAGCCGCTGGCCGGAGCCGCCGCGTGA